The genomic window ACCCATTTAATGTATTAACACTTTATGAAGATAGAACCGGAAATATCTGGGTAGGTACTTTTGGCGGATACCGGGTGATCAATACCAAAACGTTTAAGGTAAAAAATGTAGGTATCGGTGCATTGATGGGCAACGGTTCCAGTGTGCTTTCTTTTCTTCAAGGTAGTGGCAGTAAGATATGGATCGGCACCAATTTAGGGCTTTTGGCGCTTAACTTAACCACTGGTGCCACCGAGAAGTTTATCCATCATCCCAACGACCCTTCAGGCCTTACTGATAATTTCATTAAAACTATGGTTAAGGATGAAAAGGGAAGGATATTTTTTGGTACCTATAATGGCCTCAATATGTTGTTGGATGATGAAAAGCATTTCAAATCCTTTTTGCAATCGGGTGATAAGTTGTTTTCAAAGGACATTATTTATGCTGCCAGATTGGAAAAAGGAGGTAAATTGTGGTTAGGAACCGAGGATGGGGTAACTATTTTCGATACCGCCACCGAGGTTTTCTCAAATATTCGTCCCAACAAACGGGAAACCTTTGGTCTTAGTCATAAGTCGGTTAGAAGCATTTGTATGGCCAATAATGGTATTATTTGGCTTGGTACGTACCAAGGTGGCGTTAATAAATTCGATCCAAATTTAGCACTGTTTAACCTAAAGCGTAGTAGTCCATTTGATCCTAAAGGACTTTCATCACCCATTGTCACTTCCTTTGCCGAATTCTCAAAACGAAAAATCTTTGTGGGCACGGATGGCGGAGGACTACATTTTTTCGATCGGGACAAAGGCGTGTTCGAGCATATCGACATGAAAAGCAAAATTGATTTTTCCCGAAATCCATTGTCCATCCTTACGCTAATGCTCGATTCAAGGGGCACGCTTTGGGTGGGAACCTATCAGCATGGCTTATTTGCCTATAATCCCAAAACCAAAACTTACAAACAATTCCTGGCCGGACCATCGGCAACTGATCTTAGTCAAAACGAAATTTTCGCTATCAAAGAAGATAGCAAGGGTTTGATATGGATTGGTACAAACGGAGCTGGAGTAAATGTATTTGATTATAAGACGAATTCATTTACCCGGTACGGCACCCAATCCTCGCCACCTATGGTGCTCCCTAGTAACGGTTTTATACGTGCAATTGTAGAAGATCCTTACGGAAATATGTGGATATCATCCAGCGGAACGGGAATAGCTGTATTTCAACGCAACAACGGGAAATTTAAAGTATACCGAAAAGCAAATAGCGGACTTTCTAATGATGTGGTATTGAGTTTGTTATGTGATAGTAGAGGGAATATATGGGCCGGAACTGATGGCGCCGGGCTCGATCTTTTCGATCGCCGTACCGGAAAATTTACCAATTTTAACGAAACAAACGGATTGCCTAATGCAATTGTTTACAAAATATTGGAAGGCAGAGACGGTCTGATTTGGTTCAGTACCGATAATGGCATCAGCTGTCTTGATCCAGAAACAAAAAAAATAAAAAACTTTGGGCGTCCCAATGGAGTGCAAGACAGTCCTTTTATATTGAGTTCGGGAATCAGCACTTCAGATGGTGAGCTTTATTTTGGCGGGCAAGACGGTTTCAACTATTTTAATCCGCTTGAATTGCCTTCCAATAATGTGGTTCCAAATGTGTTGCTTACCGAGTTAAAGGTAGCCAATACTGTTGTACTCCCTGGTGAGAAATCACCTATTGAAGAGCAGATTGGCTTCGCAAAAAAGATTAAACTGAGCTATGGGCAAAATTTCTCAATTAGTTATGTAGCGTTAAATTATACAGCACCGCAACAAAACCACTATTCCTATCGCCTTGTTGGTTTAGATGATGGCTGGAATGAAGTTGGTAAGGAGAAAACAGCATATTATACGAATTTGGACCCTGGAGATTACATTTTTCAGGTAAGGGCAAGTAACAACGACGGCGTTTGGAGCGATAAAATCACTTCAATTTCTGTTCATATACAACCGCCCTTCTGGAGAACCATTTATGCTTATGTTTTTTATGTAATCTTAATTGGTACAATCCTGTTTGCCATCAGGCGACGGGGAATTCAGCGCATCAAACAGCAACTTGCTATTGAACAAGCCCAGATCAATGCTGAACAAAGGATCCTACAGCAGCGAAAGGATGCAGAACGTGCCCATGCATTGGATATACAAAAGATCAAATTCCTTACCAATTTAAGCCACGAATTTAGAACACCGATTTCATTGATTTTGGCACCCGTTGATAAGTTACTTGCTGTTAAACAGGAATCTGCTGTAGCCGGTCAGGTAAA from Flavobacterium sp. W4I14 includes these protein-coding regions:
- a CDS encoding signal transduction histidine kinase/ligand-binding sensor domain-containing protein/DNA-binding response OmpR family regulator (product_source=COG0642/COG3292/COG0745; cath_funfam=1.10.10.60,1.10.287.130,2.120.10.30,3.30.565.10,3.40.50.2300; cog=COG0642,COG0745,COG3292; pfam=PF00072,PF00512,PF02518,PF07494,PF07495,PF12833; smart=SM00060,SM00342,SM00387,SM00388,SM00448,SM00564; superfamily=46689,49265,52172,55874,63829; transmembrane_helix_parts=Inside_1_6,TMhelix_7_25,Outside_26_795,TMhelix_796_818,Inside_819_1380) — encoded protein: MMLKRVSGISAMFLLGILLLTYTIVKGQGNPNFITLNTKNGLSSNTVNTILQDHNGLVWFGTSDGLNKFDGTNFTVYTTKSGDSTSIPSNNISALLEDRSGRLWVGTNGGGLAYYDAKKNTFKSFVGEGIPNRNNPFNVLTLYEDRTGNIWVGTFGGYRVINTKTFKVKNVGIGALMGNGSSVLSFLQGSGSKIWIGTNLGLLALNLTTGATEKFIHHPNDPSGLTDNFIKTMVKDEKGRIFFGTYNGLNMLLDDEKHFKSFLQSGDKLFSKDIIYAARLEKGGKLWLGTEDGVTIFDTATEVFSNIRPNKRETFGLSHKSVRSICMANNGIIWLGTYQGGVNKFDPNLALFNLKRSSPFDPKGLSSPIVTSFAEFSKRKIFVGTDGGGLHFFDRDKGVFEHIDMKSKIDFSRNPLSILTLMLDSRGTLWVGTYQHGLFAYNPKTKTYKQFLAGPSATDLSQNEIFAIKEDSKGLIWIGTNGAGVNVFDYKTNSFTRYGTQSSPPMVLPSNGFIRAIVEDPYGNMWISSSGTGIAVFQRNNGKFKVYRKANSGLSNDVVLSLLCDSRGNIWAGTDGAGLDLFDRRTGKFTNFNETNGLPNAIVYKILEGRDGLIWFSTDNGISCLDPETKKIKNFGRPNGVQDSPFILSSGISTSDGELYFGGQDGFNYFNPLELPSNNVVPNVLLTELKVANTVVLPGEKSPIEEQIGFAKKIKLSYGQNFSISYVALNYTAPQQNHYSYRLVGLDDGWNEVGKEKTAYYTNLDPGDYIFQVRASNNDGVWSDKITSISVHIQPPFWRTIYAYVFYVILIGTILFAIRRRGIQRIKQQLAIEQAQINAEQRILQQRKDAERAHALDIQKIKFLTNLSHEFRTPISLILAPVDKLLAVKQESAVAGQVKMIRRNARRLLNLVNQLLDFRKMEEQELKLNLNEADLITFISEAAEAFQDLSERKKISLRINSDIKNLKTHFDQDKMERIVFNLLSNAFKFTKEGGEVSLNMFLRSAADQTKPVFCIEVSDTGIGIAHQSKDRVFDRFFMDNNVSSILNQGSGIGLSIVKEFVELHGGQITVESELGKGTAFLVSIPVEIVDEENDQEVDETAYSFTNEELDESVTEPATNEVKMPTILLVEDNEEFRFYLKDSLQPFYHIIEASNGKEGWQKTLSGHPQLVVTDISMPEMNGIELSQKIKADKRTSHIPVILLTAISGEEDQVKGLKSGANDYLTKPFNFDILHAKIDNLLLFNRSVKNAYSKQVQVQAKEIEIESSEVKLLNKIVQYIDEKLNNPELSVEELSRHVGMSRGSLYHKLLEITGLTPIEYIRSVKLERAVELLEKSDYNVAQIAYMTGFGTPSYFSKLFKAQFNMLPSEYINVKRKDKRVKL